The sequence ttaagctcatAATGCCCACAGAAAAACtgctcatggaacttctgctctaattgttcccatgagccaatagaattaggtgccaaagatgaaaaccatgagaaaACGGTTCCagttagagataaagaaaataaacacactttcaactcgtttatttaaccagcttctcctaattgggcaagatactgactaatatgctcaaaagtactcctagtatcttttccactgaatttaacaaactcaggcaacctaaaaccagcagggtatgcaaccgaatcaaacgaagtaggatacgacttttggtatgtgcgggttttacttctaacatccactccaaaactttctctaagcagattaaccaaatcattcttataatcagtAAGCATGTTATCGAAATTATTTGAAGAATTTGGCTGTATGGATGTAGATACCTCACGCTGGTTTGGAACAAATTGACCGGATGGACCGGTTGGGGGGAACCGGTATGACCGAATtgatataccggtctgaccggtctctgccggTTTTGCCAACGCTGCACATATCGGTCGAACATCTCGTCGGAGATAGGACTGGTGTGTGACACTGAATTCCTGGAGATTTCTGATGGTGTGTACTGAACAATCTCGTTTGTTCGGCTAATGATGGCCGAACCAGGAATACTCACAATAGGATCAGTGTACGTGGGTGTAACagtttgaccactgaaataattcatcggcatcccatattgaggttgactcgtaggagatgctgccgatggttgaggaacataaaattcagaagtagaaaCAGATGGAGGTTCGTCGGCTGATTCTGGTTTCTTACTAGCCGATTATCTTTCcttagagctaagccaattaacccaataaacatcatgctcagctagcaatttctgaatttgttccatagtaacaccaGAAGGTGGAGCAATTGCAGCAGGTATTACCTTAGTAAATGCATCCGAGGAGGTAGAAGCGAAGTCGATCTCCTTGATCTTGGCGACTTTGCCGCATCGACCGACCTTGATGCTTGCAAGCGCTgcttgtagatcttcttcatcgcgcttcttcttgcgctcctccagcagcagacaAACGTCCTCCGGAAGATGCTCATATGTCGAAGGGATGATGTTCTCCTTGTCGATTTCTGTGttggagcccatcttctttggagtagattagatcggttttattaACTAAGATCTTTCTTTCCCggtggagtcgccaaaaagtatgttgacgcaaatctcggtcaacacacggacgcactagatcgtgcggcgcgagaaagaactcgatgcagctctccctgcgtggagcggttagaccggttctaaggaactggtcagaccggtcgccggtgagaatcggcgacgaccgacgaacgcgaacccgggagggaccccgtcagggtaggcgcacgtagggttgttctaggatcggcaggccacctagaacgcatTCAAACATCGCGGAGACGaaagaagaacagcagatggggttggaaaagctagggtttggagaagaggataaaaagtagagtttgtattgattttgttcgactgtattccctcaatcggccgtgaccttttatatttatagggtggggtggacttattcCACAAGAAATCCCTATTACAGATCTAGATCTACAAAATTCCTTATTTGACTCGGACTCTTTCTTAGACCGGTCGGTCCCTACCGGACAGaccacagtgcctcgaccggtcagactgattggttagaccggtcagaccggttggtgccaattttacCTGTCAACCATCAGCCAGCCAGTTCTGCTTTCGGTACTCCAGCTTGGCCTTCAACGTGGTCAGCGTCCGTTCACTGTTCCCGTGTTATCAGCCGGCGATCTGTAGGGCCGCGGCGATAACGCCCCAACAGTTTGTCTTCTGGTACGAGCACGACCGGTGCCTCTGCTGCCCGATCACTGCTGCTTGGCATAGTGCTCCGTTCTGAACAGCTTTACAGGACCTGAACCTGACTGCAGCCACGCACAATCATCAGGAGTTCAGCACACGCAACAGCTGCGAGTTCTTCTGCCTGCAGGCTGCGCCTCCTTTCTGCATTCTGGCTGCAGGCTTCCACTGACAGCAGGTCCTTGGATCCCAAACCCTTTGACCATCAGAGCCGTCTGGTCAGGCCCGCCACCGCTCTGCCACTCTGTTCCTACACCGTCGGCGTGACGGTGTCCGTCACCAACCCTCTTCCAAACAAAGTCCGCGAGAGCGCCCACTAGcactccaccaccgccgtcccGGTCTCGTCCCCCGTATACAAAGCACGCCACGTTCTTCTCctcgtccaccgccgccgccgccgtcgttgtTGCCGCGGCGACGGGGCTGCTGGCAATTGGCGCGGCCGCGGGAATGGACGCCGctcccgcgcctccgccgccggatgCCGGCCCGTCGGTGGCGGGCACCGCCGAGCGGAAGCTGAGCCCGGGGTTGGTGCTCCTCGTCGCGATCCTCGCGAtggtcttcttcatcatcggccTGCTCAACCTGCTGGTGCAGAACCTCCTGCGCCTGCGgcgggcgcgccggcgccggcgccgggtcggcgacgcggcggcgggaggcggcggcagccccACGGCGTTCCAGGGCCAGCTGCAGCAGCTGTTCCACCTCCACGACGCGGGCGTCGACCAGGCCTTCATCGACGCGCTGCCCGTCTTCGCCtacggcgccgtcgccggccgccgcgacggcAAGGACCCGTTCGACTGCGCCGTCTGCCTCTGCGAGTTCGCCGCGGACGACAAGCTCCGGCTGCTGCCGACGTGCGGGCACGCGTTCCACGTGCCCTGCATCGACGCCTGGCTGCTCGCGCACTCCACGTGCCCGCTCTGCCGGGGCAGCATCCTCGCCGACGCCGAGTACTCGCCGGGGGGCAGCCCGGCGTTCCTCGCGCTTGAGCCCGAGGACCTTCACGAGGCGGTCtccagaggcggcggcgatccGGGAGATCGAGGCAGCGAGGAGGCACCGAAAGATGCGGAGGAGATCGTCGAGGTGAAGCTTGGCAAGCTAAGGTGCCTCGACGGCAATGTCAGTGCCAGGGACCTCGCCGTCGATGGCACAGGGAGCAGCAGTGCCACTGGCAGGGGAAGTCTCGGACAGAGGAGGTGCCTGTCCATGGGATCCTACGAGTACGTCATGGACGAGCACGCCGCGCTCCGCGTCGCCATCAAGGCGACGCCCAAGAGGGGCCCCGCGAGCTCAAGGTCGCGCCGGCGCCACGCGCTGTCGGCGTCCGACTTCGGGGGCTCCAACAAGGGCGCCTGGGAGACGGCGGTGACGGAGGTCGCCGccgggcgctgcggcggcggcggcactgcgaGCCTGAACAGGGATAGCTTCTCCACGTCCAAGATCTGGATGGTGCCAGCCGCAAAGAGAGAGGAAGACGGCCGCCGGACAGCTGAATCGGCCGGGGAGAGGCGCGCGGCGTCGTTCCGGtggccggccatggctgccggctTGAAGAAGCACCGcgggggcggtggcggggcCGA comes from Panicum virgatum strain AP13 chromosome 4K, P.virgatum_v5, whole genome shotgun sequence and encodes:
- the LOC120705023 gene encoding RING-H2 finger protein ATL46-like, which translates into the protein MDAAPAPPPPDAGPSVAGTAERKLSPGLVLLVAILAMVFFIIGLLNLLVQNLLRLRRARRRRRRVGDAAAGGGGSPTAFQGQLQQLFHLHDAGVDQAFIDALPVFAYGAVAGRRDGKDPFDCAVCLCEFAADDKLRLLPTCGHAFHVPCIDAWLLAHSTCPLCRGSILADAEYSPGGSPAFLALEPEDLHEAVSRGGGDPGDRGSEEAPKDAEEIVEVKLGKLRCLDGNVSARDLAVDGTGSSSATGRGSLGQRRCLSMGSYEYVMDEHAALRVAIKATPKRGPASSRSRRRHALSASDFGGSNKGAWETAVTEVAAGRCGGGGTASLNRDSFSTSKIWMVPAAKREEDGRRTAESAGERRAASFRWPAMAAGLKKHRGGGGGAEASCDVEAAGGRGDNGAPDPAENRPSLARAAMLWVTGGRQGSQS